The Neofelis nebulosa isolate mNeoNeb1 chromosome X, mNeoNeb1.pri, whole genome shotgun sequence genome has a segment encoding these proteins:
- the LOC131502781 gene encoding endogenous retrovirus group K member 13-1 Env polyprotein-like translates to MAILEVQRETRRPLVAPLRDMGRPPNKVQVHHKIIPQTILQSPEGRIHSDLWKLYATFNKIYTNYSFSFPEYYVSPVLQLCACAPPPYYLIVGDGTITPVKEDGHQLYRLTCPACERLRRTKGFLGLLIAGLIAAVTVIASATVSVISLHESAQTASHANELAHNVSKVFVTQKRVDHKLEAQLEALQEALMYLGDQFAVLCTRLSLICHDAYKHICVTPLEYTNMTWGQVHPHLQGVWDDANTSLDFLQLQEEINAVASSSLSFPDPGDLAETILHQLNGFNPFNILQHSFWIFTGIVSVISVILVLLCCFWRWGLTAFTTYQARMHMLQLQTIGGHVGGRAPVPG, encoded by the coding sequence ATGGCTATTCTGGAAGTGCAAAGGGAAACAAGGAGACCTTTAGTGGCTCCTTTAAGAGATATGGGTCGACCTCCTAACAAGGTACAGGTACACCACAAGATTATCCCACAAACCATTTTGCAATCCCCTGAAGGAAGAATTCATTCTGATCTTTGGAAGTTATATGCTacctttaataaaatatatactaattaCAGCTTTAGTTTTCCAGAATATTATGTTTCTCCAGTTCTGCAATTGTGTGCCTGTGCTCCTCCACCCTACTATCTGATTGTTGGAGATGGGACCATTACTCCAGTGAAAGAAGATGGTCATCAGTTATACCGGCTGACTTGTCCTGCTTGTGAACGGCTGCGCAGGACCAAAGGGTTTCTTGGACTCTTAATTGCTGGACTCATAGCAGCAGTGACTGTAATTGCCTCTGCAACTGTATCTGTAATATCCTTACATGAAAGTGCCCAAACGGCATCCCATGCAAATGAATTGGCTCATAATGTATCCAAGGTGTTTGTCACTCAAAAACGAGTAGACCATAAATTGGAAGCCCAATTAGAGGCACTACAAGAAGCATTAATGTATCTTGGTGATCAGTTTGCTGTTTTGTGTACCAGACTTTCTTTAATTTGTCATGATGCATATAAACATATCTGTGTTACCCCTTTAGAGTATACCAATATGACATGGGGACAAGTGCATCCTCATTTACAAGGGGTTTGGGATGATGCTAATACTAGCTTAGACTTCTTACAGCTGCAAGAAGAGATAAATGCTGTTGCAAGTAGCTCACTCAGTTTCCCTGACCCTGGAGATCTCGCTGAAACCATACTGCACCAACTTAATGGGTTTAATCCATTTAATATTCTTCAGCATTCCTTCTGGATCTTTACTGGAATTGTTTCCGTAATATCTGTTATACTTGTCTTGCTGTGTTGTTTCTGGAGATGGGGTCTTACTGCCTTTACCACATACCAAGCCAGGATGCACATGTTGCAATTACAAACAATAGGGGGAcatgtggggggccgggccccggtgccaggctga